The Anastrepha ludens isolate Willacy chromosome 2, idAnaLude1.1, whole genome shotgun sequence genome contains a region encoding:
- the LOC128856638 gene encoding mite allergen Der f 3-like, with protein sequence MLKLKLLCIFWGIALSKSQISALDDADLTTVENADDISFSTLPSTTNVVHTVAQGLDITSNPQWTDALTRINGGRPAAQIVPYQVSLQVFRRGRYHHFCSGSIISTHHVLTAAHCLTEMTASEITVVSGTLTWRNGGDRHRVVALRSHPSFSSSSLITNDIAVLKVTPPFNLGKSSIGTIALGGRARIGENVAVRLTGWGSLTPTGSSGLPEQLQVLDYRTISNQECAQRGFRITANELCTLGERGRGACVGDSGGPLIAAHGTPQLVGIVSYGTATCAQGRPDVYTRVSSFLPYINKVITSEIP encoded by the exons ATGTTGAAGCTAAAGTTATTGTGCATCTTTTGGGGCATTGCCCTTAGCAAGAGCCAAATTTCAGCGCTTGATGACGCCGATCTCACAACTGTAGAAAATGCGGACGACATTTCCTTCAGCACGCTTCCTTCAACAACTAACGTAGTGCACACCGTGGCGCAGGGTTTGGACATCACTAGCAATCCCCAGTGGACCGATGCCCTCACACGCATCAACGGCGGTCGACCTGCTGCTCAAATCGTTCCCTATCAGGTCTCACTGCAGGTATTTCGACGTGGTCGTTACCATCATTTCTGTAGCGGTTCCATTATCAGTACTCACCATGTCCTCACTGCAGCCCACTGCTTGACCGAGATGACTGCAAGCGAGATCACCGTTGTGAGCGGTACATTGACATGGCGCAATGGTGGTGACCGTCATCGGGTTGTAGCTCTGCGTTCACATCCGAGCTTCTCATCGAGTTCGCTCATCACTAACGACATAGCCGTATTGAAGGTAACACCGCCATTCAATTTGGGCAAATCCTCAATTGGAACCATTGCGCTGGGCGGCCGCGCTCGCATCGGCGAGAATGTCGCAGTGCGTTTGACAGGTTGGGGCTCCCTTACGCCCACCGGATCGAGTGGCTTGCCAGAGCAGCTACAAGTGCTGGACTATCGAACTATTTCGAATCAGGAGTGTGCGCAACGTGGCTTTCGCATAACTGCCAATGAGCTGTGCACGCTGGGCGAACGCGGACGCGGTGCTTGTGTG GGTGACTCTGGAGGCCCACTTATAGCTGCGCATGGCACACCACAGCTGGTCGGAATCGTTTCTTATGGCACCGCAACATGCGCTCAGGGTCGACCCGATGTTTACACAAGAGTGTCAAGCTTTCTGCCATACATTAATAAAGTAATAACCAGCGAAATACCGTGa
- the LOC128856649 gene encoding transmembrane protease serine 3-like: protein MPKEMHPLLVFVIAALPAHLVALVSQNKKFIEAVSKLRESNETMNGDLPFAIPFHVSIQVHMGEEYYHLCGGSIIHSQIIMTAAHCFHENHPMAMLSVVAGVQKFSVAPKPRYAISLVVRHRYYWSLRRFDIALVKLKEPLPIDGTHIDTVDYRLTENMEDNKEAYLIVWDRNSTNLGIVDFTTINTKDCKKMGFVYVTKLVLCAYSTMGRGACEGDSGGALLSPDLTKQLGILSYGRMPCQSNRIYVYTSMVPVVGWIDEQIKRIVGK, encoded by the exons ATGCCAAAAGAGATGCATCCGTTGCTAGTATTTGTAATCGCAGCACTTCCAGCGCATCTAGTGGCGCTCGtcagtcaaaataaaaaatttattgaag CCGTCAGTAAACTACGGGAGTCAAACGAAACTATGAATGGGGACTTGCCGTTCGCGATTCCTTTCCACGTTTCGATACAAGTCCATATGGGAGAGGAATATTATCATTTGTGCGGTGGCAGCATCATTCACAGCCAAATCATCATGACGGCAGCGCACTGTTTCCACGAGAATCATCCGATGGCAATGTTGAGCGTGGTAGCTGGAGTACAAAAGTTCTCGGTGGCCCCAAAGCCACGCTACGCCATTTCGCTTGTCGTGCGGCACAGATACTACTGGTCACTGCGCAGGTTCGACATTGCGCTGGTGAAACTTAAAGAGCCACTGCCTATTGATGGCACACATATTGACACTGTCGACTACCGGCTCACGGAGAATATGGAAGACAACAAGGAAGCATATCTAATCGTTTGGGATCGCAACAGCACTAATTTAGGAATTGTTGATTTTACTACTATCAATACCAAAGATTGCAAAAAGATGGGTTTCGTATATGTTACCAAGTTGGTTTTGTGTGCTTACAGTACAATGGGGCGTGGTGCTTGTGAA GGTGACTCTGGCGGTGCGTTACTCAGCCCAGATTTAACCAAACAGTTGGGCATACTCTCCTATGGCAGAATGCCTTGTCAGAGCAATCGCATTTATGTCTATACGAGCATGGTTCCAGTGGTGGGTTGGATTGACGAACAAATTAAAAGGATAGTGGGCAAATGA